One stretch of Anolis carolinensis isolate JA03-04 chromosome 3, rAnoCar3.1.pri, whole genome shotgun sequence DNA includes these proteins:
- the LOC134297966 gene encoding zinc finger protein 420-like has translation HQKTHTEEKPYACMECGKGFSYSSKLCLQQKKHTGEKPYKCLECGKNFTQSSNLRFHQRTHTGEKPHTCLECGKSFTKSGNLRSHQRTHTGEKPYTCLECGKSFAQSGHLSSHRKTHTGEKPYTCLECGQSFTASGKLRSHQRTHTGEKPYSCLECEKSFTESGSLRKHQRTHTGEKPYTCLECGQSFTASGNLRSHQQTHTGEKPYKCLECGKSFTASGKLRKHQRTHTGEKPYSCLECAKGFAQREHLDSHQRTHTGEKPYTCQECGKSFTEHVSVRKHQRTHTGEKPYSCLECGKCFTQRGHLDSHQRTHTGEKPYICLECGKSFARSGNLNVHQWTHTGEKPYTCQECGKSFTESGSLRKHQRTHTGEKPYSCLVCGKSFTESGSLRKHQRTHTGEKPYSCLECGKSFTESGSLRKHQRTHTGEKPYSCLECGKSFTGEKPFKCLECGQSFTSSGNLRSHQRTLTGEKPYICL, from the coding sequence CATCAGAAGACTCACACTGAGGAGAAACCTTAtgcatgcatggagtgtggaaagggctttagTTACAGTTCAAAACTATGTTTGCAACAGAAGaaacacactggagagaaaccctataaatgcctggaatgtggaaagaactttactcagagttcaaatctccgtttccatcaaaggactcacactggagagaaaccacatacttgcctggagtgtggaaagagcttcactaagagtggaaatctacgttcacatcagcggactcacactggggagaaaccctacacatgcctggagtgtggaaagagctttgctcaaaGTGGACATCTAAGTTCACACCGAAAaactcacactggtgagaaaccctatacatgcctggagtgtggacagagtttcactGCTAGTGGAAAACTACGTTCACATCAGcgcactcacactggggagaaaccctattcatgcctggagtgtgaaaagagcttcactgagagtggaagtctacgtaaacatcaaaggactcacaccggggagaaaccctatacatgcctggagtgtggacagagtttcactgctagtggaaatctacgttcacatcaacagactcacactggggagaaaccctataaatgcctggagtgtggaaagagcttcactgctAGTGGAAAACTACGTAAACATCAGCGgactcacactggtgagaaaccctattcatgcctggagtgtgCAAAGGGTTTCGCTCAGAGAGAACATCtagattcacatcaaaggactcacaccggggaaaaaccctatacatgccaggagtgtggaaagagtttcactgaGCATGTAAGTGTACGTAAACATCAGCGgactcacactggtgagaaaccctattcatgcctggagtgtggaaagtgttTCACTCAGAGAGGACATCtagattcacatcaaaggactcacactggggagaaaccctatatatgcctggagtgtggaaagagctttgctcggaGTGGAAATCTAAATGTACATCagtggactcacactggggaaaaaccctatacatgccaggagtgtggaaagagcttcactgagagtggaagtctacgtaaacatcaaaggactcacacgggggagaaaccctattcatgcctggtgtgtggaaaaagcttcactgagagtggaagtctacgtaaacatcaaaggactcacacgggggagaaaccctattcatgcctggagtgtggaaagagcttcactgagagtggaagtctacgtaaacatcaaaggactcacacgggggagaaaccctattcatgcctcgagtgtggaaaaagcttcactggtgagaaaccctttaaatgtctggagtgtggacagagcttcacttctagtggaaatctacgttcacatcaaaggactctcactggggagaaaccctatatatgcctctag